One stretch of Shewanella sp. Arc9-LZ DNA includes these proteins:
- the panC gene encoding pantoate--beta-alanine ligase — MITTSAISTIREHVKTWRSKGETVAFVPTMGNLHQGHITLVNEAKKRADHVVVSIFVNPMQFSANEDLEGYPRTLAQDSEKLMLAGTELLFTPTPEIIYPKGLAQQTFIEVPEIGDELCGASRPGHFRGVATIVSKLFNIVQPDIALFGRKDFQQLMIIKTMVEDLSMPIDVIGVETIREASGLAMSSRNGYLTIEEKHSAATLKQALDSIVNAIQRGEAIQQAISIAKKRLITVGFTPDYLEVRNANTLRQVTAADSELVVIGAAYLGKARLIDNVSFSRHSS; from the coding sequence ATGATAACCACTTCCGCTATCTCAACCATTCGCGAACATGTTAAGACTTGGCGCAGCAAAGGCGAAACGGTTGCTTTTGTGCCTACTATGGGTAACTTACACCAAGGTCACATTACCTTAGTGAATGAAGCTAAAAAGCGCGCAGACCATGTAGTGGTATCTATTTTTGTTAATCCGATGCAATTTAGTGCCAATGAAGACTTAGAGGGTTACCCACGCACACTCGCACAAGATAGCGAAAAGCTAATGCTTGCCGGAACAGAACTACTCTTCACTCCAACACCTGAGATTATTTATCCCAAAGGATTGGCACAGCAAACATTTATTGAAGTACCAGAAATTGGTGATGAATTATGCGGTGCAAGCCGCCCAGGTCATTTTCGTGGTGTGGCCACTATAGTTTCCAAACTGTTTAATATTGTTCAACCTGATATCGCCTTATTCGGCCGTAAAGATTTTCAACAATTGATGATTATCAAAACCATGGTTGAAGATTTATCGATGCCAATCGATGTAATTGGAGTGGAAACTATCCGAGAAGCGTCGGGTCTTGCGATGAGCTCTCGTAATGGCTATTTAACCATTGAAGAAAAACACTCAGCAGCAACATTAAAACAAGCATTAGACAGTATTGTTAACGCGATTCAACGCGGTGAAGCAATACAACAAGCTATCTCAATTGCCAAAAAACGACTTATAACAGTTGGTTTTACTCCTGATTATCTCGAAGTGAGAAATGCCAATACATTACGCCAAGTAACGGCAGCTGACAGTGAGCTAGTGGTTATTGGGGCGGCATATCTCGGCAAAGCGCGCTTGATAGACAACGTGTCATTTTCTCGTCATTCAAGTTAG
- a CDS encoding YheV family putative zinc ribbon protein, whose amino-acid sequence MTKIKKRFVAGAKCPKCSAKDSILLFKENGIETVECTDCDYREQQTDIKVPQKTSGSMIGVFKPD is encoded by the coding sequence ATGACCAAAATTAAAAAGCGTTTTGTTGCAGGGGCTAAATGCCCTAAATGCAGTGCTAAAGACAGTATTTTATTGTTTAAAGAAAATGGAATTGAAACGGTTGAATGTACTGACTGTGATTATCGTGAGCAACAAACGGATATTAAAGTGCCTCAAAAAACCAGTGGTAGCATGATCGGGGTATTCAAACCTGATTAA
- a CDS encoding ABC transporter ATP-binding protein: MINISQAQLIRGSKTLLDETSLTIYPGHKVGLVGANGTGKSSLLALILGHLHLDKGEFSFPSGWQVASVAQETPALDVSALEYVLDGDTEYRDLEAQLEKAQTDNNGNAIALIHGKIDAIGGYAIKARAGALLAGLGFKDADQSNPVKSFSGGWRMRLNLAQALLCRSDLLLLDEPTNHLDLDTMYWLEGWIKSYQGTLILISHDRDFIDGIVGEIVHVENHKLNYYKGNYSSFERVRAERMAQQQVAFERQQKERSHMQSFVDRFRYKASKAKQAQSRLKALERMADLLPSQVDNPFQMAFREPEALPNPLVVMENVSIGYEDNTILKQVELNLVPGARIGLLGRNGAGKSTLIKLLSGQLQAKTGKYQPNPGLNIGYFAQHQVEFLTLDDSPMQHLVRLAPASVREQELRNFLGGFGFNGDMALSPVRPFSGGEKARLVLALVVWQRPNLLLLDEPTNHLDLEMRHALTMALQTFEGAMVIVSHDRHLLRLSCSDYYLVDQGVVTPFDGDLDDYHQWLLDAAKLAQANNKTDVGTGGDAVDKKQQKRMEAELRQKVSPLKKQQVKLENQQQKINARLAELEIELADGSLYEAENKAKMTNVLNERTTLTQAMDESEMHWLDIQEQIELFEQDFQ, translated from the coding sequence ATGATCAACATAAGCCAAGCTCAGTTAATTCGCGGCAGTAAAACCTTACTCGATGAAACCTCACTGACGATTTATCCCGGACACAAGGTTGGCCTTGTCGGCGCCAACGGTACAGGTAAATCATCATTGCTTGCCTTGATTTTGGGTCATTTACATCTAGATAAGGGTGAATTTAGTTTCCCCTCAGGCTGGCAAGTTGCCTCTGTTGCGCAGGAAACACCGGCATTAGATGTGTCGGCTCTAGAGTATGTCCTCGACGGTGACACTGAATACCGTGATTTAGAAGCCCAACTAGAGAAAGCCCAAACCGACAATAACGGTAATGCCATTGCGCTTATTCACGGCAAAATTGATGCTATTGGCGGCTATGCCATCAAAGCTCGAGCAGGCGCGCTATTAGCAGGCTTAGGATTTAAGGATGCAGACCAAAGTAACCCGGTAAAAAGCTTCTCTGGTGGTTGGCGTATGCGCCTCAACTTAGCCCAAGCACTATTATGTCGTTCAGACTTATTGTTACTCGATGAGCCAACCAACCACTTAGACTTAGATACCATGTATTGGTTAGAAGGTTGGATAAAATCTTATCAAGGGACACTCATTTTGATCAGTCACGATCGTGACTTTATCGATGGCATTGTTGGTGAAATTGTTCATGTTGAAAATCACAAACTAAATTACTACAAAGGTAATTACTCTTCTTTTGAACGAGTACGCGCCGAACGCATGGCCCAGCAACAAGTCGCCTTTGAGCGTCAACAAAAAGAACGCTCACATATGCAGTCATTTGTTGATCGTTTCCGCTATAAAGCCAGTAAAGCTAAACAAGCACAAAGCCGCTTAAAAGCCCTCGAACGCATGGCCGATTTGTTGCCCTCGCAAGTAGACAATCCATTTCAAATGGCCTTTAGAGAACCAGAAGCGCTACCTAACCCATTAGTGGTAATGGAAAATGTCTCTATTGGTTATGAAGATAACACCATCCTGAAACAGGTTGAGTTAAACCTAGTCCCTGGTGCGCGTATTGGTTTGTTAGGTAGAAATGGTGCCGGTAAATCGACGCTGATCAAACTGTTATCAGGGCAATTACAAGCTAAAACGGGTAAATACCAACCTAACCCAGGATTGAATATTGGTTATTTTGCTCAGCATCAAGTTGAATTTTTAACGCTTGATGACTCTCCAATGCAACACTTAGTAAGACTTGCACCAGCAAGTGTTCGCGAACAAGAATTACGCAACTTTTTAGGCGGGTTTGGCTTTAATGGTGATATGGCCTTATCGCCAGTACGGCCGTTTTCTGGCGGCGAAAAAGCCCGCCTAGTATTAGCATTAGTGGTTTGGCAGCGTCCAAATTTACTATTACTCGATGAACCGACCAACCATTTAGATTTAGAGATGCGTCACGCACTCACCATGGCATTGCAAACCTTTGAGGGTGCAATGGTCATCGTGTCACACGATCGTCACCTATTACGATTAAGTTGTAGTGATTATTACTTAGTTGACCAAGGTGTTGTAACACCTTTTGACGGTGACTTAGATGACTATCATCAATGGTTGCTCGATGCCGCCAAACTAGCACAAGCCAACAACAAAACAGATGTTGGCACTGGCGGTGATGCTGTTGATAAAAAACAGCAAAAAAGAATGGAAGCTGAATTACGTCAGAAAGTATCGCCGCTGAAAAAACAACAAGTAAAGTTAGAAAATCAACAGCAAAAAATTAATGCCAGATTAGCCGAATTAGAAATTGAGTTAGCCGATGGCAGCTTATACGAAGCCGAGAACAAAGCTAAAATGACCAATGTCCTCAACGAACGGACTACGCTGACTCAAGCTATGGATGAAAGTGAAATGCATTGGTTAGACATTCAAGAGCAGATAGAGCTTTTCGAACAAGATTTTCAATAA
- a CDS encoding TIGR02444 family protein — MSRPSHQQTFSYLIWHDCEQNYSTNPNFYINLQDTYQVNVNILLLAQYLDQQQYVLTPQLWELLTGVVDQWEANVLQPYRRLRRIAKAYLDGEEYQKMLDVELIMERKSQYMLLHKLNLLQGKTLDIEPDNTEPSNIQHYLSLFGLDESIMTELTTQTGLAHS; from the coding sequence ATGTCGCGGCCTTCTCACCAGCAAACATTTAGCTATTTAATTTGGCATGATTGCGAACAAAATTACTCAACTAATCCCAATTTTTACATAAACTTACAAGACACTTACCAAGTAAATGTGAATATTTTATTATTGGCTCAATACCTTGATCAACAGCAATATGTGTTGACGCCACAACTGTGGGAATTATTGACAGGTGTTGTAGATCAATGGGAAGCAAATGTGTTGCAACCTTATCGACGATTACGGCGGATTGCTAAAGCATACTTAGACGGTGAAGAATATCAAAAAATGCTCGATGTTGAGCTCATTATGGAACGTAAATCTCAGTACATGTTATTACACAAATTGAACTTACTGCAGGGGAAAACGTTAGATATTGAACCTGATAATACTGAGCCGAGCAATATACAACACTACCTTAGCTTATTTGGCTTAGATGAAAGCATTATGACTGAGTTGACCACCCAAACCGGCCTTGCTCACTCATAA
- a CDS encoding GMC family oxidoreductase, whose amino-acid sequence MAIIDPIITGLSSGWHHIDASTLEMDRHFDADVVIVGTGAGGGTAAEILTEAGLKVIMIEGGSLKSSTHFDMEERHAYPNLYQQAAAMKTADKGIGIFQGRTVGGSTTVNWTTSIRTPEQTLAFWEQEKSVKGLSSQDLLPWFELMEQRLNIEQWQFEPNRNNGALREGCEKLGWDYTVIKRNVKGCWNTGYCGMGCPVNAKQSMLVTTIPAALDKGATLISRAKVIKLEHKGDQVVGLTAQALTEGLMPTSVNITFSAKHYILSAGAVHTPTILMRSNTPDPHKQLGKTFLHPSLLSGGIFAEQINGHSGAPQSIYSDEFVWRDGATGDLGYKLEVAPVHPVLIASKTIGYGVSHAQLMANFNQMQVTIALIRDGFNQQCPGGQVRLTDTSLALDYPLDKGFWDGARRAFLSMAELQFAAGAKKVLPMHDGLSFLNSWSEAKQAINNADLGLLKTIVASAHVMGGCAMGEDKTLSMVDTFGYSHYLENLSVMDGSVFPTSLGANPQLSIYGLVARNATALAQKLTQTS is encoded by the coding sequence TTGGCCATTATTGATCCTATTATTACCGGATTAAGTTCAGGCTGGCATCATATCGATGCTAGTACCTTAGAAATGGATCGCCACTTTGACGCTGATGTTGTTATTGTTGGCACCGGAGCTGGCGGCGGCACCGCAGCAGAAATACTCACTGAAGCTGGATTAAAAGTGATTATGATTGAAGGCGGATCGCTAAAATCATCAACTCACTTTGATATGGAAGAGCGCCACGCTTATCCTAATTTGTATCAACAAGCAGCCGCAATGAAAACTGCAGATAAAGGTATTGGTATATTTCAAGGTCGAACGGTAGGCGGTTCAACCACGGTCAATTGGACAACCTCAATTAGAACTCCAGAACAAACCTTGGCCTTTTGGGAGCAAGAAAAATCGGTAAAAGGTTTGTCCTCGCAAGATTTACTGCCTTGGTTTGAATTGATGGAGCAGCGGCTCAATATTGAACAGTGGCAGTTTGAGCCCAATAGAAACAATGGTGCACTGCGCGAAGGTTGTGAAAAGCTGGGTTGGGATTACACCGTCATTAAACGTAATGTTAAAGGTTGCTGGAATACCGGTTACTGTGGCATGGGTTGTCCCGTTAATGCCAAACAATCTATGTTAGTGACTACTATTCCAGCGGCTTTGGACAAAGGCGCGACGTTGATTTCTCGCGCCAAGGTCATCAAACTTGAACACAAAGGCGATCAAGTTGTTGGTTTAACGGCGCAGGCATTAACCGAAGGGTTAATGCCGACATCGGTTAACATTACTTTTAGTGCTAAGCATTATATTTTAAGTGCGGGTGCAGTTCATACACCAACGATATTAATGCGTTCTAATACCCCAGATCCACATAAGCAATTAGGCAAAACGTTTTTACATCCGTCATTGTTATCGGGCGGTATTTTTGCAGAACAAATTAATGGTCACAGTGGTGCGCCGCAATCTATCTATTCAGATGAATTTGTTTGGCGTGATGGCGCGACTGGCGATTTAGGTTATAAGCTTGAAGTTGCGCCTGTACATCCCGTGTTGATAGCATCTAAAACCATTGGTTATGGTGTAAGCCACGCACAATTAATGGCTAACTTTAACCAAATGCAGGTGACTATTGCGCTTATTCGTGATGGTTTTAATCAGCAATGTCCTGGTGGTCAGGTAAGATTAACCGATACGAGTTTGGCGTTAGATTATCCTTTAGATAAAGGTTTTTGGGATGGTGCTCGTCGGGCATTTTTGTCGATGGCCGAATTACAATTTGCTGCAGGAGCCAAAAAGGTGTTGCCGATGCATGATGGCTTGTCATTTCTTAATTCGTGGAGTGAAGCAAAGCAGGCTATCAATAATGCCGATTTAGGTTTATTAAAAACCATTGTCGCGTCGGCCCATGTGATGGGCGGTTGTGCAATGGGTGAAGATAAAACCCTATCAATGGTCGATACTTTTGGTTATTCGCATTACCTTGAAAATTTATCGGTGATGGATGGTTCGGTATTCCCAACAAGTTTAGGCGCGAATCCGCAGTTGTCTATTTATGGTCTAGTGGCTCGAAATGCAACGGCATTAGCACAAAAATTGACTCAAACTAGCTAG
- a CDS encoding TAT leader-containing periplasmic protein, which yields MKRRAFLTGAFAGTAAIALGVNLYSPSITTSTDDIHHRVLFSVLLPVFLDGALPEVPSHREIAINRTLDAISQSITHLPVEQQQELMELLELLEGRFGLLLLSGSMTPLLMREPKQLIDMLEFWRHNYLDMLTTAYNGLRELIMASYYACPEHWGNLRYVKPTFLVHNAH from the coding sequence ATGAAGCGGCGTGCCTTTCTTACTGGTGCTTTTGCTGGAACTGCGGCAATAGCACTCGGCGTTAATTTATATTCACCTAGCATCACGACCTCTACCGATGATATTCATCATCGAGTGTTGTTCAGTGTGTTGCTGCCAGTGTTCTTAGACGGTGCATTGCCCGAGGTTCCAAGCCATAGAGAAATCGCGATAAATCGCACATTGGATGCGATTTCACAATCAATTACTCATTTGCCTGTAGAACAACAACAAGAGTTAATGGAATTGTTGGAGTTGCTTGAAGGACGCTTCGGCTTATTGTTGCTCAGTGGCAGTATGACACCGTTGTTAATGCGTGAACCAAAGCAATTGATTGACATGTTAGAGTTTTGGCGACACAACTATTTGGACATGTTAACGACCGCTTATAACGGATTACGTGAATTGATAATGGCAAGTTATTACGCCTGTCCGGAACATTGGGGCAATTTACGTTATGTAAAGCCTACTTTCTTGGTGCATAACGCGCATTAA
- a CDS encoding hydrolase translates to MKTLFTPPWWATSPHVQTILPFIFKVARPITFRQRQELPDGDFIDLDWLGQAQNGAPILVIIHGLEGNTESHYARRMLIEAKKAKMSAVVHHHRGCSGEPNRLARSYHSGDVNDLAYTLEQLKHYYPDSPLYAVGYSLGGNVLAKYQGSKQQHSLLERAVVVSAPLTLSACAKRLENGFSTLYQRFLIKRLQDKMLEKINTAELTEQMPITKEQLKMLNTFYLFDDKVTAPLHGFIDVNDYYQQSSGLGYLQHITKPTLVIHAKDDPFMTDEVIPNQAQLSPMVEYELHQFGGHVGFVEGGWPWKPRFYLERRIIEFILTASDTVTEHDAHASLVSH, encoded by the coding sequence ATGAAAACCTTGTTCACTCCGCCTTGGTGGGCTACTAGCCCGCATGTACAAACGATTCTACCATTCATTTTTAAAGTGGCCAGACCAATAACATTTAGGCAACGACAAGAGTTACCCGACGGCGACTTTATCGATTTAGATTGGCTAGGCCAAGCACAAAATGGCGCGCCTATTTTAGTGATTATCCATGGTCTTGAAGGTAACACAGAATCGCATTATGCACGCAGAATGCTCATCGAAGCAAAAAAAGCCAAAATGTCTGCTGTCGTTCATCATCATCGAGGTTGTTCGGGTGAACCTAACCGCTTAGCTCGCAGTTATCATAGCGGCGATGTAAACGACTTAGCCTACACCTTAGAACAACTAAAACACTACTATCCAGACTCGCCATTGTATGCTGTTGGCTACAGTTTAGGCGGTAATGTATTGGCAAAATACCAAGGCAGCAAACAACAGCATAGCTTACTCGAACGCGCTGTGGTTGTGTCGGCGCCTCTCACGTTAAGCGCATGTGCAAAACGCTTAGAAAATGGTTTTTCAACTCTGTATCAACGCTTTTTAATTAAACGCTTACAAGATAAAATGCTCGAAAAAATTAACACTGCAGAGTTAACCGAGCAAATGCCGATCACTAAAGAACAGCTCAAAATGCTCAATACCTTTTATTTATTTGACGATAAAGTCACTGCACCTTTGCATGGTTTTATTGACGTTAATGATTATTATCAACAATCTAGCGGCCTAGGCTATTTGCAACATATTACCAAGCCCACATTAGTCATCCACGCCAAAGATGACCCCTTCATGACTGATGAAGTGATCCCAAACCAAGCTCAATTGTCGCCTATGGTTGAATACGAGTTGCATCAGTTTGGCGGACATGTAGGTTTTGTTGAAGGTGGCTGGCCTTGGAAACCGCGCTTTTACCTCGAACGTCGCATCATCGAGTTTATACTAACGGCGAGTGATACAGTAACCGAACACGATGCCCACGCTTCTTTAGTCAGTCATTAA
- a CDS encoding YheU family protein — MLVPYEALLSLPQEVLQRMIKEYLLSQLEDGSFSDADEQQLSRAMDQCKLALKKGDLVVEYSEDDESIAIRQREHISRSSFD, encoded by the coding sequence ATGCTTGTGCCTTATGAAGCGTTACTTTCATTACCTCAAGAAGTACTTCAACGTATGATAAAAGAATATCTGTTATCACAACTTGAAGATGGCAGTTTTAGTGACGCAGACGAGCAACAATTAAGTCGTGCAATGGACCAATGTAAGCTAGCACTAAAAAAAGGCGACTTAGTTGTCGAGTATAGTGAGGATGATGAGTCTATCGCCATTAGACAACGCGAGCATATTTCACGTTCATCTTTCGATTAG
- a CDS encoding phosphoribulokinase, which produces MSAKHPIIAVTGSSGAGTTTTTTAFIHIFRQLGINAAFVEGDSFHNFTRAEMEVLIRKSQAENRNLSYFGPEANNFKKLEECFTSYGDTGNGQTRSYLHTFDEAVPFNQMPGTFTQWRDLPANTDMLYYEGLHGGVVTEDADVAKHVDLLIGMVPIVNLEWIQKIIRDTNDRGHSREKVMGSIVRSMDDYIKHMTPQFSRTHINFQRVPTVDTSNPFSAKDIPSLDESFLVIRFRGINNVDFPYYLNMIQGSFMSRVNTLVVPGGKMSLAMELILTPLVKDLMDKRIELQNLDDIKPD; this is translated from the coding sequence ATGTCAGCAAAACATCCTATTATTGCTGTAACCGGTTCATCTGGTGCTGGCACAACGACAACCACGACGGCCTTCATTCATATTTTTAGACAGCTGGGTATTAATGCTGCATTCGTTGAAGGTGATAGTTTCCATAATTTCACCCGCGCAGAAATGGAAGTGTTAATTCGAAAATCACAGGCTGAAAATCGAAATCTAAGCTATTTTGGCCCCGAAGCCAATAATTTCAAAAAACTCGAAGAGTGTTTTACAAGCTATGGTGATACAGGCAATGGCCAAACCCGCAGCTACTTGCACACCTTCGATGAAGCGGTGCCATTTAACCAAATGCCTGGTACATTCACGCAATGGCGTGATTTGCCAGCCAATACCGATATGCTGTATTACGAAGGGCTACACGGTGGTGTGGTGACGGAAGATGCCGATGTCGCTAAACATGTTGATCTATTGATAGGCATGGTGCCGATTGTCAATTTAGAGTGGATTCAGAAAATTATTCGCGACACAAACGATAGGGGTCATAGTCGTGAAAAAGTAATGGGCTCGATAGTCCGTAGTATGGACGATTACATCAAGCACATGACGCCGCAATTTTCACGGACACACATTAATTTTCAACGAGTGCCGACCGTAGACACCTCAAATCCCTTTAGCGCAAAAGACATACCTAGCCTAGATGAAAGCTTTTTAGTGATTCGCTTTCGCGGCATTAACAATGTTGATTTCCCTTATTACCTCAACATGATCCAAGGCTCATTTATGTCACGCGTTAATACACTGGTTGTTCCCGGTGGAAAAATGTCATTAGCAATGGAATTAATTTTAACGCCATTAGTTAAAGACTTAATGGATAAGCGTATAGAGTTGCAAAACCTTGATGATATCAAACCCGATTAA
- a CDS encoding tetratricopeptide repeat protein, whose product MPPSIESQAASKLVHIQIKAKQGNADAQFLLGLMNLSGRFVTQDTKQGLSWVNLAAQQQNIKAQQTLADLAFDGKLIPRDLALAEKWYLQMVAQGDKWAHFRLGFIYSAGGDGVVRNCGKAMEQFSAAGDAVSMGNIAWILATCPEAEYRDGSRAVSMSLKLLEHNQNDPTVLDNLAAAYAEQGDFTAAIDTQKKAIDALKDNPEIVRSDEFILRLKQYQNNQAYREVIPLM is encoded by the coding sequence ATCCCGCCCTCTATTGAGTCTCAAGCGGCGAGTAAACTGGTTCATATTCAGATTAAAGCCAAACAAGGTAATGCAGACGCACAATTTCTATTGGGCTTAATGAACCTTTCCGGACGATTTGTTACTCAAGATACCAAGCAAGGATTAAGCTGGGTTAATCTTGCTGCGCAACAGCAAAATATTAAGGCGCAACAAACATTAGCTGACCTAGCTTTTGACGGCAAATTAATTCCGCGGGATTTAGCACTTGCCGAGAAATGGTATTTGCAAATGGTTGCACAGGGGGATAAGTGGGCTCATTTTCGTTTAGGGTTTATTTATTCTGCTGGTGGTGATGGCGTAGTGCGTAATTGTGGTAAAGCAATGGAGCAGTTTAGTGCTGCGGGAGATGCTGTTTCAATGGGCAATATTGCGTGGATATTAGCTACATGCCCTGAAGCGGAATATCGCGATGGTTCACGTGCAGTATCGATGTCGTTAAAGTTACTTGAGCACAATCAGAATGATCCGACGGTATTAGATAATCTTGCGGCCGCGTATGCAGAACAGGGTGATTTTACTGCGGCGATAGATACCCAGAAAAAAGCGATTGATGCGTTGAAAGATAACCCTGAGATTGTGCGCAGCGATGAATTTATTTTACGTTTGAAGCAGTATCAGAATAATCAAGCTTATCGAGAAGTTATCCCACTGATGTAA
- the crp gene encoding cAMP-activated global transcriptional regulator CRP has translation MALIGKPKPDPTLEWFLSHCHIHKYPAKSTLIHAGEESDTLYYIVKGSVAVLIKDEEGKEMILSYLNQGDFIGELGLFEEQSERTAWVRAKQACEIAEISYKKFKQLIQVNPEILMKLSAQMAYRLQSTSQKVGDLAFLDVAGRIAQTLLHLAKQPDAMTHPDGMQIKITRQEIGQIVGCSRETVGRILKMLEEQNLIQAHGKTIVVYGTR, from the coding sequence ATGGCTCTGATTGGTAAGCCAAAACCTGACCCAACATTAGAATGGTTTCTTTCACATTGTCACATTCATAAGTACCCAGCAAAGAGTACTTTAATTCACGCAGGTGAAGAGTCTGACACTTTATATTACATCGTCAAAGGTTCCGTCGCTGTATTGATCAAAGATGAAGAAGGTAAAGAAATGATCCTTTCTTATCTAAATCAAGGCGATTTTATCGGTGAACTAGGGCTGTTTGAAGAGCAATCTGAACGTACTGCATGGGTTCGTGCTAAACAAGCATGTGAAATTGCAGAAATTTCTTATAAGAAATTTAAGCAATTGATTCAGGTAAATCCTGAAATCTTGATGAAACTTTCGGCGCAAATGGCCTATCGTTTACAAAGTACTAGTCAAAAAGTAGGCGACTTAGCCTTCCTTGACGTTGCTGGTCGTATTGCACAAACGCTATTACATCTTGCAAAACAACCCGATGCTATGACACATCCTGACGGCATGCAGATTAAGATAACCCGTCAAGAGATTGGTCAAATTGTTGGTTGTTCACGTGAAACTGTTGGTCGTATTTTAAAAATGCTTGAAGAACAAAACTTGATCCAAGCACACGGTAAAACGATCGTAGTTTACGGTACACGCTAA
- a CDS encoding PepSY domain-containing protein produces the protein MNSLFFTAISSLMAITINQQDIPAKELPLDHDYVQKLVSSGNIRSLDDYLTWLSQYCDGHLIDAQLYQHQDKWRYDLQFKLKQGHVVNLQLDAANGMQDSLTQLPSECTKHETVTR, from the coding sequence ATGAATAGCTTGTTCTTTACAGCAATAAGCAGCTTAATGGCCATCACCATTAATCAACAAGATATTCCCGCAAAAGAACTCCCTCTGGATCATGACTACGTCCAAAAATTGGTATCTTCTGGTAATATACGTTCATTAGATGATTACTTAACTTGGCTATCGCAGTATTGTGATGGTCACTTAATCGACGCCCAGCTTTATCAACATCAAGATAAGTGGCGCTATGATTTACAATTTAAGCTAAAACAAGGGCATGTTGTTAATCTGCAATTAGATGCAGCTAACGGTATGCAGGACTCATTGACTCAATTACCGAGCGAATGTACTAAACATGAAACTGTTACTCGTTGA
- a CDS encoding response regulator transcription factor, with protein MKLLLVEDSPLLVAELEKQLKQAGYITDVTDKAIEADYLMKETDYDCVILDIGLPDGNGLSLVTQWRERGISTPVIMLTARSQWHEKVEGFNAGADDYLGKPFHTQELLARIQALIHRAHGRVNSSSKQLCYAGVNLDENEQKVTVGGHVYELTSMEFRLLKIFLMSPKKLLSKQQLTDKLYQFDDEKESNVVEVYVTHLRKKLGKTAIETRRGQGYIFHGIIE; from the coding sequence ATGAAACTGTTACTCGTTGAAGATAGCCCATTACTGGTTGCTGAACTTGAAAAACAACTCAAGCAAGCTGGTTATATTACGGATGTTACAGACAAAGCTATTGAAGCCGATTATTTGATGAAAGAAACAGATTATGACTGTGTCATTTTAGATATCGGCTTACCCGATGGCAATGGCTTGTCATTAGTGACTCAATGGCGTGAACGTGGCATCAGTACCCCTGTCATTATGCTAACGGCCCGCAGTCAGTGGCACGAAAAAGTTGAAGGTTTTAATGCTGGTGCTGATGATTACTTAGGCAAACCTTTTCACACTCAAGAGCTCCTCGCCCGCATTCAGGCACTTATCCATCGTGCCCATGGGCGGGTTAATTCGTCGTCGAAGCAACTATGCTATGCCGGGGTTAATTTAGACGAAAATGAGCAAAAAGTGACGGTAGGCGGACACGTATACGAACTGACGTCGATGGAATTTAGGTTATTGAAAATTTTCTTAATGTCACCAAAGAAGCTTCTTTCGAAACAGCAGCTTACAGACAAGCTTTATCAATTTGATGATGAAAAAGAAAGTAATGTCGTGGAAGTTTACGTAACACACTTACGTAAAAAACTCGGTAAAACCGCTATCGAAACCCGCCGTGGTCAGGGTTATATCTTCCATGGCATTATTGAATGA